The following are from one region of the Corylus avellana chromosome ca1, CavTom2PMs-1.0 genome:
- the LOC132167407 gene encoding agamous-like MADS-box protein AGL103, whose amino-acid sequence MSSSEEPQGERRENKTGIQAKTFRRRNPTLKKKALELAELCNIPVCVISYGPDGTLQTWPESREDVEAIVDKYRNNEGAFNFSVGSLKSKIFTKNERVEEGGERRRKKQKTKKVEEFEKALASWDGWLDEQQEEDALVSFWDFLESKSREINERIELLKMKEKRI is encoded by the coding sequence ATGTCTTCATCAGAAGAGCCCCAAGGGGAGAGGAGGGAAAATAAGACGGGAATCCAAGCAAAAACATTCAGGAGGAGAAATCCAACGCTGAAGAAGAAAGCATTGGAACTCGCCGAACTGTGCAACATTCCGGTATGCGTGATTTCTTATGGGCCGGACGGGACGCTGCAGACGTGGCCGGAGAGCCGGGAAGACGTGGAGGCAATAGTCGACAAGTACAGGAACAATGAGGGGGCGTTCAACTTCTCTGTTGGTTCCTTGAAATCCAAGATATTCACGAAAAACGAGAGGGTAGAAGAAGGGGgagagaggaggaggaagaagcaGAAGACGAAGAAGGTGGAGGAATTCGAGAAGGCTTTGGCGTCGTGGGACGGGTGGCTTGACGAGCAACAGGAGGAGGATGCGTTGGTGTCTTTTTGGGATTTCTTGGAGTCCAAGTCTCGTGAAATAAATGAGAGGATAGAATTGCTCAAGATGAAGGAGAAGAGAATCTAG
- the LOC132168244 gene encoding flowering time control protein FPA isoform X1 has product MPPPNKLSRVGRNADSDESEMPSNNLWVGNLASDVADSDLMDLFAQYGALDSVTSYSSRSYAFIFFKRIEDAKAAKEALQGAELRGHPVKIEFARPAKPCKHLWVGGISPTVSKEELEEEFLKFGKIEDFKFLRDRNTAFVEFLRLEDASQAMRNMNGKRLGGDQIRVDFLRSQPSRREQWPDSRDGQFQGRSMGPADPHLGPKRQLNPLSSGGRKGDGQPSNVLWIGYPPSIQIDEQMLHNAMILFGEIERIKSFPSRNYSFVEFRSVDEARRAKEGLQGRLFNDPRITIMFSSSELAPGKDYPGFFPATKGPRPEMFLNEPSFRPAQLDLFGHNRPMVSNNFPASLQSMPMRPFGRQGSLEPLLQGPEFDDLATHPNFQDGNLKNMMGPNWKRPPAAAGMLPSPGTGIIPSTIPMSGAWDVFDINQFQRDSKRSRIDDALSIDDVSFPLRKLDDRGLGLDQSYGFGPIADGGPSDSLANVPGRSSLSPVGARAMAGGPGQGHVDNDCIWRGILAKGGTPVCQARCVPLGKGIETALPEVVNCSARTGLDMLSKHYADAIGFDIVFFLPDSEDDFASYTEFLRYLGAKSRAGVAKFDDGTTLFLVPPSDFLTSILKIAGPERLYGVVLKFPQQVPSGTSIPQQSYLPMPSSQYIGRQQIPHTEYGVVSSKEEQVLPIDYNRVLHEDSKLPPKSLLPSTSESPAMHSALQDYNSTNPLSVSQPGVTLTPELIATLASLLPANSQSSALESDKPALGSSSVRPSIPPQGALDKGTPSRDWKQDHQTSDHMSHSMQQLRTQFNPQVQNLSQYQPYQPVSSIPGHSAALVFGSAQIQDSSVSVLPQGANISRPLNQSGQLAASPQVSQQYQHEIPPNSQRGYGMGHGREASGLYSSPPFQQVNGPLTSSSQAHGSLLSQPPTLAAEKVSSELPNQVQQLQSALFGTGQGTPDVEVDKNQRYQSTLQFAASLLLQIQQQQQTTTQAGRGSGNQQ; this is encoded by the exons ATGCCGCCACCGAACAAATTGAGCAGGGTGGGCAGAAACGCTGACTCGGACGAGTCGGAGATGCCGTCGAACAACTTGTGGGTGGGGAACCTGGCGAGCGACGTGGCGGACTCGGATCTCATGGACCTCTTCGCGCAGTACGGCGCGCTCGACAGCGTCACCTCCTACTCGTCGCGGAGCTACgcattcatcttcttcaagcGCATCGAGGATGCCAAGGCCGCCAAGGAGGCTTTACAAGGCGCCGAGCTGCGTGGTCACCCCGTCAAGATCGAGTTCGCGCGTCCG GCAAAACCTTGTAAGCATCTATGGGTGGGTGGAATTAGCCCAACAGTTTCAAAGGAAGAATTGGAAGAAGAATTTCTTAAGTTTGGTAAAATTGAGGATTTTAAGTTTCTTAGAGACCGCAATACTGCATTTGTCGAATTCCTACGATTGGAAGATGCTTCCCAAGCCATGAGAAACATGAATGGGAAGCGTTTAGGTGGTGACCAGATACGGGTGGATTTCCTTAGGTCGCAGCCCTCAAGAAGA GAACAGTGGCCCGATTCCAGAGATGGGCAGTTTCAGGGCAGAAGCATGGGACCTGCTGATCCCCATTTAGGTCCTAAAAGGCAATTG AATCCTCTGTCTTCTGGGGGGAGAAAGGGAGATGGTCAACCCAGCAATGTTTTGTGGATAGGTTACCCTCCTTCTATTCAGATTGACGAACAAATGCTCCACAATGCTATGATTTTATTTGGTGAAATCGAGAGAATTAAGAGTTTTCCTTCAAGAAACTACTCCTTTGTGGAATTTAGGAGTGTGGATGAAGCCCGACGTGCTAAGGAAGGGTTGCAGGGCCGGCTTTTTAATGATCCGCGAATAACCATTATGTTTTCGAGCAGTGAGCTGGCACCTGGCAAAGATTACCCTGGTTTTTTTCCTGCAACTAAAGGGCCAAGGCCAGAGATGTTTTTGAATGAACCTTCATTTCGACCTGCACAATTGGATTTGTTTGGTCATAATCGTCCTATGGTATCAAATAATTTTCCTGCATCATTGCAATCTATGCCTATGAGGCCTTTTGGTCGTCAAGGCAGTCTTGAACCTCTGCTTCAAGGCCCAGAATTTGATGATTTGGCCACGCATCCTAATTTTCAGGATggtaatttgaaaaatatgatgggTCCAAACTGGAAAAGGCCACCTGCTGCAGCTGGGATGCTCCCTTCTCCTGGAACAGGTATTATACCGTCCACAATACCTATGTCTGGTGCTTGGGACGTATTTGACATAAATCAATTTCAAAGGGATTCTAAAAGGTCGAGGATAGATGATGCTTTGTCCATTGATGAcgtttcttttcctttgagAAAACTTGACGATCGTGGGTTGGGGTTGGATCAATCATATGGGTTTGGCCCAATAGCTGATGGAGGTCCCTCTGATTCTTTAGCAAATGTTCCTGGGAGGAGTAGCCTCAGTCCTGTAGGTGCACGGGCCATGGCTGGAGGACCTGGTCAGGGTCATGTTGATAATGATTGCATTTGGCGTGGTATTCTTGCTAAGGGGGGAACACCTGTTTGTCAAGCTCGTTGTGTCCCTCTAGGAAAAGGAATAGAGACTGCGCT TCCTGAAGTTGTTAATTGCTCGGCCAGAACAGGATTGGATATGCTCTCGAAGCACTATGCTGATGCCATTGGTTTTgatattgttttcttcttgcCAGACAGTGAAGATGATTTTGCTTCATACACTGAATTCCTCCGCTACCTAGGTGCAAAAAGCCGTGCTGGTGTTGCCAAGTTTGATGATGGGACCACGTTATTTTTGGTACCTCCATCAGATTTCTTAACTAGCATTTTGAAAATTGCGGGTCCTGAACGTCTATATGGTGTGGTTCTTAAGTTTCCACAACAAGTTCCTAGTGGCACATCCATTCCTCAACAATCATATCTTCCTATGCCTTCATCTCAATATATAGGTAGACAGCAGATTCCTCATACTGAGTATGGTGTAGTCTCATCGAAGGAGGAACAAGTTTTGCCTATTGATTATAACAGGGTTTTGCATGAGGACTCGAAGCTTCCTCCAAAATCTCTTTTGCCATCTACGAGTGAGTCCCCTGCAATGCATTCAGCACTTCAAGACTACAATTCTACAAATCCACTATCAGTGTCCCAACCTGGAGTGACGTTAACACCTGAGCTTATTGCTACTCTAGCTTCCTTACTGCCTGCAAATTCACAGTCTTCTGCTTTAGAAAGTGATAAACCTGCATTAGGCTCATCATCTGTGAGGCCTTCAATTCCACCTCAAGGTGCCCTAGATAAAGGGACCCCATCTCGAGACTGGAAACAAGATCATCAAACTTCTGACCATATGAGTCATTCGATGCAACAGTTGAGGACTCAGTTTAATCCTCAAGTACAAAATCTTTCCCAGTATCAGCCTTACCAACCTGTTTCAAGCATACCTGGTCATTCTGCCGCATTGGTATTTGGCAGTGCTCAAATCCAGGATTCTTCTGTCAGCGTGCTGCCACAGGGTGCAAATATCTCTCGGCCTTTGAACCAAAGTGGACAGCTTGCTGCTTCTCCTCAAGTGAGCCAGCAGTATCAGCATGAAATTCCTCCCAATAGTCAGAGAGGCTATGGGATGGGTCATGGAAGAGAGGCTTCTGGCTTATACAGTTCACCACCTTTTCAGCAAGTTAACGGCCCTTTAACCTCATCTAGTCAGGCTCATGGTTCTCTTCTTTCCCAGCCACCAACATTAGCTGCTGAAAAAGTGAGCTCAGAGCTTCCCAATCAGGTACAACAGCTTCAATCTGCACTCTTTGGTACTGGGCAGGGCACCCCGGATGTTGAGGTTGATAAGAACCAGCGCTACCAGTCAACACTACAATTTGCTGCTAGCCTCCTCCTCCAGatacagcagcagcagcaaacGACCACTCAGGCAGGACGAGGTTCTGGAAATCAACAATGA
- the LOC132168244 gene encoding flowering time control protein FPA isoform X3 — protein MPPPNKLSRVGRNADSDESEMPSNNLWVGNLASDVADSDLMDLFAQYGALDSVTSYSSRSYAFIFFKRIEDAKAAKEALQGAELRGHPVKIEFARPEQWPDSRDGQFQGRSMGPADPHLGPKRQLNPLSSGGRKGDGQPSNVLWIGYPPSIQIDEQMLHNAMILFGEIERIKSFPSRNYSFVEFRSVDEARRAKEGLQGRLFNDPRITIMFSSSELAPGKDYPGFFPATKGPRPEMFLNEPSFRPAQLDLFGHNRPMVSNNFPASLQSMPMRPFGRQGSLEPLLQGPEFDDLATHPNFQDGNLKNMMGPNWKRPPAAAGMLPSPGTGIIPSTIPMSGAWDVFDINQFQRDSKRSRIDDALSIDDVSFPLRKLDDRGLGLDQSYGFGPIADGGPSDSLANVPGRSSLSPVGARAMAGGPGQGHVDNDCIWRGILAKGGTPVCQARCVPLGKGIETALPEVVNCSARTGLDMLSKHYADAIGFDIVFFLPDSEDDFASYTEFLRYLGAKSRAGVAKFDDGTTLFLVPPSDFLTSILKIAGPERLYGVVLKFPQQVPSGTSIPQQSYLPMPSSQYIGRQQIPHTEYGVVSSKEEQVLPIDYNRVLHEDSKLPPKSLLPSTSESPAMHSALQDYNSTNPLSVSQPGVTLTPELIATLASLLPANSQSSALESDKPALGSSSVRPSIPPQGALDKGTPSRDWKQDHQTSDHMSHSMQQLRTQFNPQVQNLSQYQPYQPVSSIPGHSAALVFGSAQIQDSSVSVLPQGANISRPLNQSGQLAASPQVSQQYQHEIPPNSQRGYGMGHGREASGLYSSPPFQQVNGPLTSSSQAHGSLLSQPPTLAAEKVSSELPNQVQQLQSALFGTGQGTPDVEVDKNQRYQSTLQFAASLLLQIQQQQQTTTQAGRGSGNQQ, from the exons ATGCCGCCACCGAACAAATTGAGCAGGGTGGGCAGAAACGCTGACTCGGACGAGTCGGAGATGCCGTCGAACAACTTGTGGGTGGGGAACCTGGCGAGCGACGTGGCGGACTCGGATCTCATGGACCTCTTCGCGCAGTACGGCGCGCTCGACAGCGTCACCTCCTACTCGTCGCGGAGCTACgcattcatcttcttcaagcGCATCGAGGATGCCAAGGCCGCCAAGGAGGCTTTACAAGGCGCCGAGCTGCGTGGTCACCCCGTCAAGATCGAGTTCGCGCGTCCG GAACAGTGGCCCGATTCCAGAGATGGGCAGTTTCAGGGCAGAAGCATGGGACCTGCTGATCCCCATTTAGGTCCTAAAAGGCAATTG AATCCTCTGTCTTCTGGGGGGAGAAAGGGAGATGGTCAACCCAGCAATGTTTTGTGGATAGGTTACCCTCCTTCTATTCAGATTGACGAACAAATGCTCCACAATGCTATGATTTTATTTGGTGAAATCGAGAGAATTAAGAGTTTTCCTTCAAGAAACTACTCCTTTGTGGAATTTAGGAGTGTGGATGAAGCCCGACGTGCTAAGGAAGGGTTGCAGGGCCGGCTTTTTAATGATCCGCGAATAACCATTATGTTTTCGAGCAGTGAGCTGGCACCTGGCAAAGATTACCCTGGTTTTTTTCCTGCAACTAAAGGGCCAAGGCCAGAGATGTTTTTGAATGAACCTTCATTTCGACCTGCACAATTGGATTTGTTTGGTCATAATCGTCCTATGGTATCAAATAATTTTCCTGCATCATTGCAATCTATGCCTATGAGGCCTTTTGGTCGTCAAGGCAGTCTTGAACCTCTGCTTCAAGGCCCAGAATTTGATGATTTGGCCACGCATCCTAATTTTCAGGATggtaatttgaaaaatatgatgggTCCAAACTGGAAAAGGCCACCTGCTGCAGCTGGGATGCTCCCTTCTCCTGGAACAGGTATTATACCGTCCACAATACCTATGTCTGGTGCTTGGGACGTATTTGACATAAATCAATTTCAAAGGGATTCTAAAAGGTCGAGGATAGATGATGCTTTGTCCATTGATGAcgtttcttttcctttgagAAAACTTGACGATCGTGGGTTGGGGTTGGATCAATCATATGGGTTTGGCCCAATAGCTGATGGAGGTCCCTCTGATTCTTTAGCAAATGTTCCTGGGAGGAGTAGCCTCAGTCCTGTAGGTGCACGGGCCATGGCTGGAGGACCTGGTCAGGGTCATGTTGATAATGATTGCATTTGGCGTGGTATTCTTGCTAAGGGGGGAACACCTGTTTGTCAAGCTCGTTGTGTCCCTCTAGGAAAAGGAATAGAGACTGCGCT TCCTGAAGTTGTTAATTGCTCGGCCAGAACAGGATTGGATATGCTCTCGAAGCACTATGCTGATGCCATTGGTTTTgatattgttttcttcttgcCAGACAGTGAAGATGATTTTGCTTCATACACTGAATTCCTCCGCTACCTAGGTGCAAAAAGCCGTGCTGGTGTTGCCAAGTTTGATGATGGGACCACGTTATTTTTGGTACCTCCATCAGATTTCTTAACTAGCATTTTGAAAATTGCGGGTCCTGAACGTCTATATGGTGTGGTTCTTAAGTTTCCACAACAAGTTCCTAGTGGCACATCCATTCCTCAACAATCATATCTTCCTATGCCTTCATCTCAATATATAGGTAGACAGCAGATTCCTCATACTGAGTATGGTGTAGTCTCATCGAAGGAGGAACAAGTTTTGCCTATTGATTATAACAGGGTTTTGCATGAGGACTCGAAGCTTCCTCCAAAATCTCTTTTGCCATCTACGAGTGAGTCCCCTGCAATGCATTCAGCACTTCAAGACTACAATTCTACAAATCCACTATCAGTGTCCCAACCTGGAGTGACGTTAACACCTGAGCTTATTGCTACTCTAGCTTCCTTACTGCCTGCAAATTCACAGTCTTCTGCTTTAGAAAGTGATAAACCTGCATTAGGCTCATCATCTGTGAGGCCTTCAATTCCACCTCAAGGTGCCCTAGATAAAGGGACCCCATCTCGAGACTGGAAACAAGATCATCAAACTTCTGACCATATGAGTCATTCGATGCAACAGTTGAGGACTCAGTTTAATCCTCAAGTACAAAATCTTTCCCAGTATCAGCCTTACCAACCTGTTTCAAGCATACCTGGTCATTCTGCCGCATTGGTATTTGGCAGTGCTCAAATCCAGGATTCTTCTGTCAGCGTGCTGCCACAGGGTGCAAATATCTCTCGGCCTTTGAACCAAAGTGGACAGCTTGCTGCTTCTCCTCAAGTGAGCCAGCAGTATCAGCATGAAATTCCTCCCAATAGTCAGAGAGGCTATGGGATGGGTCATGGAAGAGAGGCTTCTGGCTTATACAGTTCACCACCTTTTCAGCAAGTTAACGGCCCTTTAACCTCATCTAGTCAGGCTCATGGTTCTCTTCTTTCCCAGCCACCAACATTAGCTGCTGAAAAAGTGAGCTCAGAGCTTCCCAATCAGGTACAACAGCTTCAATCTGCACTCTTTGGTACTGGGCAGGGCACCCCGGATGTTGAGGTTGATAAGAACCAGCGCTACCAGTCAACACTACAATTTGCTGCTAGCCTCCTCCTCCAGatacagcagcagcagcaaacGACCACTCAGGCAGGACGAGGTTCTGGAAATCAACAATGA
- the LOC132168244 gene encoding flowering time control protein FPA isoform X2 — protein MPPPNKLSRVGRNADSDESEMPSNNLWVGNLASDVADSDLMDLFAQYGALDSVTSYSSRSYAFIFFKRIEDAKAAKEALQGAELRGHPVKIEFARPAKPCKHLWVGGISPTVSKEELEEEFLKFGKIEDFKFLRDRNTAFVEFLRLEDASQAMRNMNGKRLGGDQIRVDFLRSQPSRREQWPDSRDGQFQGRSMGPADPHLGPKRQLNPLSSGGRKGDGQPSNVLWIGYPPSIQIDEQMLHNAMILFGEIERIKSFPSRNYSFVEFRSVDEARRAKEGLQGRLFNDPRITIMFSSSELAPGKDYPGFFPATKGPRPEMFLNEPSFRPAQLDLFGHNRPMDGNLKNMMGPNWKRPPAAAGMLPSPGTGIIPSTIPMSGAWDVFDINQFQRDSKRSRIDDALSIDDVSFPLRKLDDRGLGLDQSYGFGPIADGGPSDSLANVPGRSSLSPVGARAMAGGPGQGHVDNDCIWRGILAKGGTPVCQARCVPLGKGIETALPEVVNCSARTGLDMLSKHYADAIGFDIVFFLPDSEDDFASYTEFLRYLGAKSRAGVAKFDDGTTLFLVPPSDFLTSILKIAGPERLYGVVLKFPQQVPSGTSIPQQSYLPMPSSQYIGRQQIPHTEYGVVSSKEEQVLPIDYNRVLHEDSKLPPKSLLPSTSESPAMHSALQDYNSTNPLSVSQPGVTLTPELIATLASLLPANSQSSALESDKPALGSSSVRPSIPPQGALDKGTPSRDWKQDHQTSDHMSHSMQQLRTQFNPQVQNLSQYQPYQPVSSIPGHSAALVFGSAQIQDSSVSVLPQGANISRPLNQSGQLAASPQVSQQYQHEIPPNSQRGYGMGHGREASGLYSSPPFQQVNGPLTSSSQAHGSLLSQPPTLAAEKVSSELPNQVQQLQSALFGTGQGTPDVEVDKNQRYQSTLQFAASLLLQIQQQQQTTTQAGRGSGNQQ, from the exons ATGCCGCCACCGAACAAATTGAGCAGGGTGGGCAGAAACGCTGACTCGGACGAGTCGGAGATGCCGTCGAACAACTTGTGGGTGGGGAACCTGGCGAGCGACGTGGCGGACTCGGATCTCATGGACCTCTTCGCGCAGTACGGCGCGCTCGACAGCGTCACCTCCTACTCGTCGCGGAGCTACgcattcatcttcttcaagcGCATCGAGGATGCCAAGGCCGCCAAGGAGGCTTTACAAGGCGCCGAGCTGCGTGGTCACCCCGTCAAGATCGAGTTCGCGCGTCCG GCAAAACCTTGTAAGCATCTATGGGTGGGTGGAATTAGCCCAACAGTTTCAAAGGAAGAATTGGAAGAAGAATTTCTTAAGTTTGGTAAAATTGAGGATTTTAAGTTTCTTAGAGACCGCAATACTGCATTTGTCGAATTCCTACGATTGGAAGATGCTTCCCAAGCCATGAGAAACATGAATGGGAAGCGTTTAGGTGGTGACCAGATACGGGTGGATTTCCTTAGGTCGCAGCCCTCAAGAAGA GAACAGTGGCCCGATTCCAGAGATGGGCAGTTTCAGGGCAGAAGCATGGGACCTGCTGATCCCCATTTAGGTCCTAAAAGGCAATTG AATCCTCTGTCTTCTGGGGGGAGAAAGGGAGATGGTCAACCCAGCAATGTTTTGTGGATAGGTTACCCTCCTTCTATTCAGATTGACGAACAAATGCTCCACAATGCTATGATTTTATTTGGTGAAATCGAGAGAATTAAGAGTTTTCCTTCAAGAAACTACTCCTTTGTGGAATTTAGGAGTGTGGATGAAGCCCGACGTGCTAAGGAAGGGTTGCAGGGCCGGCTTTTTAATGATCCGCGAATAACCATTATGTTTTCGAGCAGTGAGCTGGCACCTGGCAAAGATTACCCTGGTTTTTTTCCTGCAACTAAAGGGCCAAGGCCAGAGATGTTTTTGAATGAACCTTCATTTCGACCTGCACAATTGGATTTGTTTGGTCATAATCGTCCTATG GATggtaatttgaaaaatatgatgggTCCAAACTGGAAAAGGCCACCTGCTGCAGCTGGGATGCTCCCTTCTCCTGGAACAGGTATTATACCGTCCACAATACCTATGTCTGGTGCTTGGGACGTATTTGACATAAATCAATTTCAAAGGGATTCTAAAAGGTCGAGGATAGATGATGCTTTGTCCATTGATGAcgtttcttttcctttgagAAAACTTGACGATCGTGGGTTGGGGTTGGATCAATCATATGGGTTTGGCCCAATAGCTGATGGAGGTCCCTCTGATTCTTTAGCAAATGTTCCTGGGAGGAGTAGCCTCAGTCCTGTAGGTGCACGGGCCATGGCTGGAGGACCTGGTCAGGGTCATGTTGATAATGATTGCATTTGGCGTGGTATTCTTGCTAAGGGGGGAACACCTGTTTGTCAAGCTCGTTGTGTCCCTCTAGGAAAAGGAATAGAGACTGCGCT TCCTGAAGTTGTTAATTGCTCGGCCAGAACAGGATTGGATATGCTCTCGAAGCACTATGCTGATGCCATTGGTTTTgatattgttttcttcttgcCAGACAGTGAAGATGATTTTGCTTCATACACTGAATTCCTCCGCTACCTAGGTGCAAAAAGCCGTGCTGGTGTTGCCAAGTTTGATGATGGGACCACGTTATTTTTGGTACCTCCATCAGATTTCTTAACTAGCATTTTGAAAATTGCGGGTCCTGAACGTCTATATGGTGTGGTTCTTAAGTTTCCACAACAAGTTCCTAGTGGCACATCCATTCCTCAACAATCATATCTTCCTATGCCTTCATCTCAATATATAGGTAGACAGCAGATTCCTCATACTGAGTATGGTGTAGTCTCATCGAAGGAGGAACAAGTTTTGCCTATTGATTATAACAGGGTTTTGCATGAGGACTCGAAGCTTCCTCCAAAATCTCTTTTGCCATCTACGAGTGAGTCCCCTGCAATGCATTCAGCACTTCAAGACTACAATTCTACAAATCCACTATCAGTGTCCCAACCTGGAGTGACGTTAACACCTGAGCTTATTGCTACTCTAGCTTCCTTACTGCCTGCAAATTCACAGTCTTCTGCTTTAGAAAGTGATAAACCTGCATTAGGCTCATCATCTGTGAGGCCTTCAATTCCACCTCAAGGTGCCCTAGATAAAGGGACCCCATCTCGAGACTGGAAACAAGATCATCAAACTTCTGACCATATGAGTCATTCGATGCAACAGTTGAGGACTCAGTTTAATCCTCAAGTACAAAATCTTTCCCAGTATCAGCCTTACCAACCTGTTTCAAGCATACCTGGTCATTCTGCCGCATTGGTATTTGGCAGTGCTCAAATCCAGGATTCTTCTGTCAGCGTGCTGCCACAGGGTGCAAATATCTCTCGGCCTTTGAACCAAAGTGGACAGCTTGCTGCTTCTCCTCAAGTGAGCCAGCAGTATCAGCATGAAATTCCTCCCAATAGTCAGAGAGGCTATGGGATGGGTCATGGAAGAGAGGCTTCTGGCTTATACAGTTCACCACCTTTTCAGCAAGTTAACGGCCCTTTAACCTCATCTAGTCAGGCTCATGGTTCTCTTCTTTCCCAGCCACCAACATTAGCTGCTGAAAAAGTGAGCTCAGAGCTTCCCAATCAGGTACAACAGCTTCAATCTGCACTCTTTGGTACTGGGCAGGGCACCCCGGATGTTGAGGTTGATAAGAACCAGCGCTACCAGTCAACACTACAATTTGCTGCTAGCCTCCTCCTCCAGatacagcagcagcagcaaacGACCACTCAGGCAGGACGAGGTTCTGGAAATCAACAATGA